One window from the genome of Oryza glaberrima chromosome 3, OglaRS2, whole genome shotgun sequence encodes:
- the LOC127765275 gene encoding lipid phosphate phosphatase delta, with product MEAVAVAGGGAGLTRWQAAALSAVAGWVWAASSFDLTRRSRALVQPWVTRRVLAETPSIVRFQKVHHKLLDSFFSVLSCVVSVPFYTGFLPLLFWSGHSKLARQMTLLMAFCDYLGNSVKDAVSAPRPSSPPVRRVTATEDEKENAMEYGLPSSHALNTVCLMGYLLHYVLTYGSHDNVMVVTGLSLAFLLVMLVGIGRIYLGMHSLIDVIAGICFGVVILAFWLAVHNHVDAFVVSGQNVTTFWASLSLLLCFAYPKPEFPTPSFEYHTAFNGVAFGIVYGIQQTYFHFHNPDVPLIFSPQLPLIVFVGRVLVGIPTILVVKFCSKALSKWLLPVMCNTLGIPIVSTCYVPALKASEKCKDKSDAKQGGYLQKVFSLFPQKAYDVDTGIRFVQYASLAWSVVDLVPAIFTHLSL from the exons atggaggcggtggcggttgcGGGCGGTGGAGCGGGGCTGACaaggtggcaggcggcggcgctgtcggcggtggcggggtgggtgtgggcggcctcctccttcgACCTCACGCGGCGGTCGCGCGCGCTGGTGCAGCCGTGGGTCACCCGCCGCGTGCTCGCCGAGACGCCGTCCATCGTCAGATTCCAG AAGGTGCATCACAAGTTGCTGGACAGTTTCTTCTCTGTGCTGTCATGCGTTGTCTCTGTCCCTTTCTACACCGgattcctccctctcctcttctgg AGCGGACACTCCAAGCTGGCTAGGCAGATGACGCTGCTCATGGCATTCTGCGATTACCTTGGCAATTCTGTGAAG GACGCGGTGTCAGCCCCTCGGCCAAGCTCTCCTCCGGTGAGAAGAGTGACAGCTACTGAAGACGAGAAGGAAAATGCCATGGAATATGGATTGCCTTCATCGCACGCTCTTAATACCGTTTGTTTGATGGG ATATCTGCTGCATTATGTCCTAACATATGGATCACACGACAATGTTATGGTTGTCACGGGCTTATCTCTAGCTTTCTTGCTTGTTATGTTAGTTGGCATTG GACGGATATATTTGGGCATGCACAGCTTGATTGATGTTATTGCTGGCATCTGTTTTGGCGTTGTAATCCTGGCATTCTGGTTGGCTGTCCATAATCATGTCGATGCTTTTGTTGTCTCCGGGCAAAATG TTACAACCTTCTGGGCGAGCCTTTCTCTGTTGCTGTGCTTCGCATATCCAAAACCAGAATTCCCAACTCCTAGCTTTGAATACCACACAGCATTCAATGGGGTGGCTTTTGGAATT GTCTATGGAATCCAACAAACCTACTTCCATTTCCACAATCCTGATGTCCCCCTCATTTTCAGCCCACAATTACCGCTTATTGTATTTGTCGGGAGGGTTCTCGTGGGGATCCCAACCATCCTAGTTGTGAAATTCTGCAGTAAAGCTCTCTCGAAATGGCTTCTACCGGTGATGTGCAACACCCTGGGCATTCCTATTGTATCAACCTGCTATGTTCCAGCGCTGAAGGCTTCCGAAAAGTGCAAGGACAAGTCCGACGCGAAGCAGGGCGGTTATCTCCAGAAGGTGTTCTCCCTCTTTCCACAGAAGGCGTACGATGTGGATACCGGCATAAGGTTCGTTCAGTACGCCAGCCTTGCATGGTCAGTGGTCGACCTGGTGCCGGCCATATTCACTCATTTAAGTTTGTAG